In one Henriciella litoralis genomic region, the following are encoded:
- a CDS encoding VUT family protein, producing MMDFLNGIVDAITNQQPGNLVPVLIGLCITLGLIYYFKGRFWAFLYFATIPFLNWSFGVIDSMTLVSPNETFQNGIELHPLTMVTGLVFVFRDFVQRRMGHYVLIVMALAIGWSFYYAWPVIALASGLAFAVSEIADWLIFTFTRYRLSTRIILSSAVAAPIDTTIFLYGADLARQIRLGDEPGNMLHWANWIVFIIGKMVGAVIVSWLIRRREDAGKVDPYDDDGFSPASSPAPAD from the coding sequence ATGATGGATTTCTTGAATGGTATCGTAGACGCAATAACAAACCAGCAACCGGGAAATCTAGTTCCTGTATTGATTGGCCTCTGCATTACATTGGGGCTAATATATTACTTCAAAGGTCGCTTCTGGGCGTTTTTATATTTCGCAACCATTCCATTTTTGAATTGGTCATTTGGCGTTATTGACAGCATGACGCTGGTTTCACCGAATGAGACTTTTCAGAACGGCATAGAGCTGCACCCGCTTACCATGGTGACAGGTCTGGTTTTTGTGTTTCGTGACTTCGTTCAAAGGCGAATGGGTCACTACGTTCTTATCGTCATGGCGCTCGCGATTGGCTGGTCGTTTTACTATGCTTGGCCAGTGATAGCGCTAGCATCCGGCCTCGCCTTTGCTGTCTCGGAAATCGCGGACTGGTTGATTTTCACTTTTACTAGATACCGGCTGTCCACCCGAATCATTCTGTCCAGCGCCGTCGCTGCGCCGATTGACACGACGATCTTCCTCTATGGCGCAGATCTGGCGCGCCAGATCCGGCTGGGAGATGAGCCGGGCAATATGTTGCACTGGGCAAACTGGATTGTGTTTATCATCGGCAAGATGGTTGGCGCGGTGATTGTGTCATGGCTGATCCGGCGCCGGGAGGATGCCGGCAAGGTGGACCCCTACGACGATGATGGCTTCTCGCCGGCTTCCAGCCCTGCCCCGGCAGACTGA
- the aqpZ gene encoding aquaporin Z codes for MKKFVAELIGTFTLVLFGCGAAVLAGAQVGQLGIAFAFGLTITGMAYGIGPISGCHINPAVSFGSFVSGRMPLNEMLLYWAAQFVGAVIAAGVLYLIASGKAGYELATGGLGQNGFGEHSPGGYSLLSGFVFEVVATFIFLIVIFGSTQKAAPGAVAGMAIGLTLTLIHITGIQVTGVSVNPARSFGPAVFVGGAALTQLWLFIVAPLIGAGLAGLVLRAGIVEKED; via the coding sequence ATGAAGAAGTTTGTGGCCGAACTTATCGGCACATTTACGCTCGTTCTGTTTGGTTGCGGGGCCGCTGTGCTTGCGGGCGCGCAGGTTGGTCAGCTCGGCATCGCCTTTGCCTTCGGCCTGACCATTACCGGCATGGCCTATGGCATCGGCCCGATTTCGGGCTGCCATATCAATCCGGCTGTCTCCTTTGGCAGCTTCGTCTCCGGGCGGATGCCGCTCAATGAAATGCTGCTCTACTGGGCCGCGCAATTCGTCGGCGCGGTGATCGCGGCCGGCGTGCTCTACCTGATCGCCAGCGGTAAGGCCGGTTATGAGCTCGCCACGGGCGGTCTCGGCCAGAACGGCTTTGGCGAGCACTCACCGGGCGGTTACAGCCTGCTTTCGGGCTTTGTGTTCGAAGTCGTGGCGACGTTCATCTTTCTGATCGTAATTTTCGGCTCGACCCAGAAGGCCGCGCCCGGCGCGGTCGCTGGTATGGCGATCGGCCTGACGCTGACCTTGATCCACATTACCGGCATTCAAGTGACCGGCGTGTCGGTCAACCCGGCCCGCAGCTTCGGACCGGCTGTCTTCGTCGGCGGGGCCGCCCTGACGCAGCTCTGGCTGTTTATCGTCGCGCCGCTGATCGGGGCGGGCCTTGCCGGCCTCGTTCTGAGAGCAGGCATCGTCGAGAAGGAAGACTAG
- a CDS encoding carboxymuconolactone decarboxylase family protein: protein MATGKKDYAAITDGVNEGLSGLSKVAGGTLSAFSSLSKAANADGAIDHKTKELIALAIGVAKQCDACIGFHTKALKKLGASDEEVADALGVCVYMGGGPSLMYAADAWTAWTQLKDAG from the coding sequence ATGGCCACGGGAAAGAAAGACTACGCAGCGATCACCGACGGGGTGAATGAGGGCCTGTCCGGCCTCAGCAAGGTGGCAGGTGGCACGCTGAGCGCGTTCAGCAGCCTATCCAAAGCCGCGAATGCCGATGGCGCAATCGATCACAAGACCAAGGAATTGATCGCGCTCGCGATCGGCGTCGCCAAACAGTGCGATGCCTGTATCGGCTTTCACACCAAAGCTCTGAAGAAACTCGGCGCGAGCGACGAAGAAGTCGCCGATGCGCTCGGCGTCTGCGTCTATATGGGCGGCGGACCGTCCCTGATGTATGCGGCCGATGCCTGGACGGCGTGGACGCAGCTGAAGGACGCCGGATAA
- a CDS encoding SDR family oxidoreductase yields the protein MKIGSNTPAIVTGGASGLGRATAEALAAHGVKVAIFDIQEDKGEEVAKAIGGVFCNVNILDEASCEAGFEKARAAHGQERITVHCAMTSGRGKTLSFDKETMSYKRTPTEQYDRGAQGILVSSYRIASMSAEGMANSEPLNDDDERGSITLTASVAAQDAQIGQVIYGSCKAGVNGLVLPMARDMMDVGIRVNSIMPGIFATPLMLGAPQKVLDSLAASVPFPKRLGKPEEFGSLAVEIARNTYLNGHNFRLDGSIRMAPR from the coding sequence ATGAAAATCGGATCAAACACACCCGCCATCGTCACAGGCGGCGCATCAGGGCTCGGCCGCGCAACGGCAGAGGCGCTTGCCGCCCATGGCGTGAAAGTCGCCATCTTCGATATTCAGGAAGACAAGGGCGAGGAAGTTGCCAAGGCCATTGGCGGCGTCTTCTGCAATGTGAACATCCTGGATGAGGCGTCCTGCGAAGCTGGCTTCGAGAAGGCCCGCGCGGCGCACGGTCAGGAGCGGATCACCGTCCATTGCGCCATGACGTCCGGACGCGGCAAGACGCTCTCCTTCGACAAGGAGACGATGAGCTATAAGCGCACGCCGACAGAGCAATATGATCGCGGCGCACAGGGCATCCTGGTTTCGTCTTACCGCATCGCCTCCATGTCTGCAGAGGGCATGGCAAACTCAGAGCCGCTGAACGATGATGACGAACGCGGCTCAATTACGCTGACGGCGTCAGTCGCAGCCCAGGACGCGCAGATCGGCCAGGTTATTTACGGCTCGTGCAAGGCGGGTGTGAACGGCCTCGTCCTGCCTATGGCGCGCGACATGATGGACGTCGGCATCCGCGTGAACTCGATCATGCCAGGCATCTTCGCGACACCGCTCATGCTGGGCGCGCCACAGAAAGTGCTGGACAGTCTGGCCGCATCTGTTCCCTTCCCCAAACGTCTCGGCAAACCTGAGGAGTTCGGCTCGCTCGCGGTGGAGATCGCGCGCAACACGTATCTCAACGGGCACAATTTCCGGCTCGACGGCTCCATCCGCATGGCGCCGCGCTAA
- a CDS encoding thymidylate synthase, giving the protein MRQYLDLLQDVLDNGIARDDRTGTGTLGVFGRQLRFDLGSSFPLLTTKKLHLRSIIIELLWFLKGDTNIKYLKDNGVSIWDEWADENGDLGPVYGKQWRSWAAPDGRVIDQIEWVLNEIRTNPNSRRLIVSAWNPADVNEMALPPCHCLFQFNVMDGKLNCQLYQRSADIFLGVPFNIASYALLTMMMARATGLKPGEFVHTLGDAHLYSNHLEQTKLQLTREPLAPPQMILNPEKTDLFSWEYEDFELVGYEAHKHIKAPVAV; this is encoded by the coding sequence ATGCGCCAGTATCTAGATCTGCTTCAGGATGTGCTCGACAACGGGATCGCCCGCGATGACCGGACGGGGACCGGCACGCTCGGCGTTTTCGGCCGTCAGCTTCGCTTCGATCTCGGCTCAAGCTTTCCGCTGCTAACCACCAAGAAACTGCATCTACGCTCTATCATCATTGAGCTTCTGTGGTTCCTGAAGGGCGATACGAACATCAAGTATCTGAAAGATAATGGTGTTTCGATCTGGGATGAATGGGCCGATGAAAATGGTGATCTTGGCCCCGTCTATGGCAAGCAGTGGAGAAGCTGGGCTGCGCCGGACGGGCGTGTCATCGATCAGATCGAATGGGTGCTGAACGAGATCCGGACAAATCCGAACTCGCGCCGTCTGATTGTCTCCGCCTGGAACCCGGCGGACGTGAACGAGATGGCGCTGCCGCCCTGTCACTGCCTGTTTCAGTTCAATGTCATGGACGGCAAGCTGAACTGCCAGCTTTACCAGCGCTCGGCCGACATCTTTCTCGGTGTGCCGTTCAACATCGCGTCCTATGCGCTGCTGACCATGATGATGGCGCGCGCGACGGGGCTGAAGCCCGGTGAGTTCGTCCATACGCTGGGCGACGCGCATCTCTACTCAAACCATCTCGAGCAGACCAAACTGCAGCTGACGCGTGAGCCATTGGCCCCGCCGCAGATGATCCTCAATCCTGAGAAGACGGACCTCTTCTCATGGGAGTATGAAGATTTCGAGCTCGTCGGCTACGAGGCCCATAAGCACATCAAGGCGCCTGTTGCTGTCTGA